In Zingiber officinale cultivar Zhangliang chromosome 1A, Zo_v1.1, whole genome shotgun sequence, a genomic segment contains:
- the LOC121998698 gene encoding pathogenesis-related protein 1-like — MVSGSFTGEVTLNVSAARLWKGGIEEPHILYPKLMPDYISKAERIGEGVGAINVFYYSPAANLPPGSLIKNKIEVLDEATFTFKNSSVEGGLLGVLVKSFTYESVFIPSGPDSCVAKIKFDYETIADQDLSEEELKAGRDGSIAVLKATEGYLLANPDVYA; from the exons ATGGTTTCCGGTTCCTTCACCGGCGAGGTCACTCTCAATGTCTCAGCCGCAAGACTCTGGAAAGGAGGGATCGAGGAGCCCCATATCTTGTACCCCAAGCTCATGCCTGATTATATTTCCAAAGCCGAGCGTATTGGAGAGGGAGTGGGAGCTATTAACGTTTTCTACTACTCTCCGG CCGCAAATCTGCCACCGGGAAGCCTCATCAAGAACAAGATAGAAGTGCTCGATGAAGCGACTTTCACTTTTAAGAACTCGTCCGTCGAAGGAGGGCTCCTTGGAGTGCTTGTTAAATCATTCACCTATGAGTCCGTCTTCATTCCATCCGGTCCTGATAGTTGCGTTGCCAAGATCAAGTTCGACTATGAAACAATTGCGGACCAAGATCTCAGTGAAGAGGAACTAAAAGCCGGCAGAGATGGATCGATCGCAGTGCTCAAGGCCACCGAAGGATATCTACTTGCCAATCCTGATGTCTACGCTTAA
- the LOC121998707 gene encoding pathogenesis-related protein 1-like: protein MVSGSCTDEVTLNVSAARLWKGAIEEPHILYPKLMPDFFSKAERIGEGVGAINVFYFAPAANLPPGSLNKNKIEVLDEATFTFKNSSVEGGLLGVLVKSQTYESVFVPSGADSCVAKLKFEYETIGDKDLSEEELKATRDGSIGVLKPTEGYLLANPDVYA from the exons ATGGTTTCCGGTTCGTGCACCGACGAGGTCACTCTCAATGTCTCAGCCGCAAGGCTCTGGAAAGGAGCGATCGAGGAGCCCCATATCTTGTACCCCAAGCTCATGCCTGACTTTTTTTCCAAAGCCGAGCGTATTGGAGAGGGAGTCGGAGCTATTAACGTTTTCTACTTCGCTCCGG CCGCAAATCTGCCACCGGGAAGCCTCAACAAGAACAAGATAGAAGTGCTCGATGAAGCCACATTCACTTTTAAGAATTCATCCGTTGAAGGAGGGCTCCTTGGCGTGCTTGTTAAATCACAAACCTATGAGTCCGTCTTCGTTCCATCTGGTGCTGATAGTTGCGTTGCGAAGCTCAAGTTTGAGTATGAAACAATTGGGGACAAAGATCTCAGTGAAGAGGAACTAAAAGCCACCAGAGATGGATCCATCGGAGTGCTCAAGCCCACCGAAGGATATCTACTTGCCAATCCTGATGTCTACGCTTAA